A stretch of Gadus macrocephalus chromosome 17, ASM3116895v1 DNA encodes these proteins:
- the LOC132475761 gene encoding chromatin complexes subunit BAP18-like, producing the protein MTSASTKVGEIFSAAGAAFTKLGELTMQLHPVADASPASAPVKTTVKRKAHGDGPVFSDGSRKAVKKAIPGGPPQTGLSALRDPPSAQPSVKKQKTADVTLSALNDSDVTSDLVDLEGPGRGPGPKKLNNFDQDNLNLDSSLIMSSTHLPLLSR; encoded by the exons ATGACTTCAGCCTCAACAAAA GTGGGGGAGATCTTCTCAGCTGCCGGCGCTGCCTTCACCAAGCTAGGGGAGCTCACCATGCAGCTGCACCCGGTCGCAGACGCCAGTCCTGCAAG CGCTCCGGTCAAAACCACGGTGAAGAGGAAGGCTCACGGAGACGGGCCGGTGTTCAGCGACGGCAGCAGGAAGGCTGTGAAGAAGGCCATCCCCGGGGGGCCCCCCCAGACCGGTCTGTCGGCGCTCCGGGACCCCCCCTCCGCCCAGCCCAGCGTGAAGAAACAGAAGACGGCCG ACGTCACCCTCAGTGCGCTGAACGACTCGGACGTGACCAGTGACCTGGTGGACCTGGAGGGGCCCGGACGGGGCCCCGGCCCCAAGAAACTCAACAACTTTGATCAAG ATAATCTGAACTTGGACTCCAGCCTCATCATGAGCTCCACTCACCTCCCGTTGCTGTCCCGCTGA
- the LOC132445621 gene encoding ribonuclease kappa-A-like, translating into MSCLICGPKLATCGIVISVWGVVMLALLGVFFRTHSAVLIEDVPLTEEDLRDTNPPQKVYGIYNQVAYNCFIAAAVYVVVGGFSFCQVALNRRKEYLVR; encoded by the exons ATGTCGTGTCTGATCTGCGGGCCCAAGCTGGCGACGTGCGGCATCGTGATCAGCGTCTGGGGTGTCGTCATGCTG GCCCTGCTGGGGGTCTTCTTCAGAACCCACTCCGCGGTGCTCATCGAGGACGTCCCGCTCACTGAGGAGGACTTGAGGGA TACCAACCCTCCTCAGAAGGTCTACGGGATCTACAACCAGGTCGCCTACAACTGCTTCATCGCGGCGGCCGTCtacgtggtggtggggggcttcTCCTTCTGCCAGGTGGCGCTCAACCGGCGGAAG GAATACCTGGTTCGGTAG